In Streptomyces capitiformicae, one genomic interval encodes:
- a CDS encoding GntR family transcriptional regulator, giving the protein MDQAGPRQAAAAYRVPAQPGAADVDQGRGRGVTVDGRGAVRRDLAPETDADAARGEHTHSETPIPMPQGARAQGRPVVQRASVRGQILDALRAALATGDLTPGEVYSAPALGERFGVSATPVREAMQQLAIEGAVEVVPNRGFRVVRRGARELAELAEVRALLQVPVILRLARTLPADSWAELRPLAEETARAASAGCRATYGEADRVFHRGILGLAGNEQLVQVADDLHRRAQLPLHAGPVSGGRGELMADAEEHIALVDALTAGDLEAVELLVQKHFGAPLGGLV; this is encoded by the coding sequence GTGGACCAGGCCGGACCGCGCCAAGCCGCTGCGGCCTATCGAGTGCCCGCGCAGCCCGGCGCCGCCGACGTGGACCAGGGACGGGGGCGGGGCGTCACCGTGGACGGCAGGGGTGCGGTACGGCGCGACCTGGCCCCCGAGACCGATGCCGACGCCGCGAGGGGTGAGCACACCCACAGCGAGACGCCGATCCCCATGCCCCAGGGGGCTCGGGCGCAGGGGCGGCCGGTCGTGCAGCGGGCCTCCGTGCGCGGTCAGATCCTCGACGCGCTGCGGGCCGCACTCGCCACCGGGGACCTGACACCCGGTGAGGTGTACTCGGCTCCCGCGCTCGGCGAGCGGTTCGGGGTCTCCGCCACGCCGGTCCGTGAGGCCATGCAGCAACTGGCCATCGAGGGCGCGGTCGAGGTCGTGCCCAACCGGGGGTTCCGTGTCGTACGGCGCGGTGCCCGCGAGCTGGCCGAGCTCGCGGAGGTACGGGCGTTGCTCCAGGTGCCGGTGATTCTGCGGCTCGCGCGGACGCTGCCGGCCGACAGCTGGGCCGAGTTGCGGCCGCTCGCCGAGGAGACGGCGCGGGCGGCGTCCGCCGGGTGCCGGGCGACCTACGGTGAGGCCGATCGCGTCTTTCATCGGGGGATTCTCGGGCTGGCGGGCAACGAACAGTTGGTGCAGGTTGCCGATGATCTTCACCGGCGTGCTCAACTGCCGCTCCATGCCGGGCCTGTGAGTGGGGGGCGTGGGGAGTTGATGGCGGATGCGGAGGAGCACATCGCGTTGGTCGATGCGTTGACCGCGGGGGATCTTGAGGCCGTGGAGTTGTTGGTGCAGAAGCATTTCGGGGCGCCGCTGGGGGGTTTGGTTTAG
- a CDS encoding DUF2637 domain-containing protein, with protein MRLTDISLNWLLPGAVLLLGMLAAVAVLARGKRSGEHAKTEDSWERSEERRRRKEALYGTASYILLFCCAAVAAALSFRGLVGFGEQNLGLTKGWQYLVPFGLDGAAMFCSVLAVREASHGDAALGSRILVWTFAGAAAWFNWVHAPRGIGHDGAPQFFAGMSLSAAVLFDRALKQTRRAALREQGLVPRPLPQIRVVRWLRAPRETYKAWSLMLLEGVRSLDEAVDEVREDKRIKEENRSRKREAERLERAHLKAISRGHRGLPGRGGGGGGGQRQVDTTVERVPAQAVSEPAISTPEQLPVRTRPSLQPVRNGSDKSITVDLTAEDDTMALPRLDSLERKLKDLEQQFG; from the coding sequence ATGAGATTGACCGACATATCGCTGAACTGGCTGCTTCCGGGCGCCGTACTGCTCCTGGGCATGCTGGCGGCGGTGGCGGTGCTCGCGCGCGGCAAGCGCTCCGGGGAGCACGCTAAGACCGAGGACTCGTGGGAGCGCAGTGAGGAGCGCCGCAGACGCAAAGAGGCCCTCTACGGCACCGCCTCCTACATCCTCCTCTTCTGCTGTGCCGCGGTCGCCGCCGCGCTCTCCTTCCGCGGCCTGGTCGGCTTCGGCGAACAGAACCTGGGCCTCACCAAGGGGTGGCAGTACCTGGTTCCGTTCGGCCTGGACGGCGCCGCCATGTTCTGTTCGGTGCTCGCGGTGCGCGAGGCCAGCCACGGCGACGCGGCCCTCGGCTCCCGCATACTCGTGTGGACGTTCGCGGGTGCGGCGGCGTGGTTCAACTGGGTGCACGCGCCCAGGGGTATCGGCCACGACGGCGCCCCGCAGTTCTTCGCCGGCATGTCCCTGTCCGCCGCGGTGCTCTTCGACCGCGCGCTCAAGCAGACCCGCCGGGCGGCGCTGCGCGAGCAGGGCCTGGTGCCGCGTCCACTGCCGCAGATCCGCGTCGTCCGCTGGCTGCGGGCCCCGCGCGAGACGTACAAGGCCTGGTCGCTCATGCTGCTGGAGGGTGTGCGCAGCCTGGACGAGGCGGTCGACGAGGTGCGTGAGGACAAGCGCATCAAGGAGGAGAACCGCTCGCGCAAGCGGGAGGCGGAGCGCCTGGAGCGTGCCCATCTGAAGGCCATCAGCCGTGGCCACCGGGGTCTTCCCGGTCGTGGCGGTGGCGGTGGCGGTGGCCAGCGCCAGGTGGACACCACCGTGGAGCGTGTCCCGGCCCAGGCGGTCTCGGAGCCTGCCATATCGACGCCGGAGCAGCTGCCCGTACGTACCCGTCCCTCCCTGCAGCCCGTACGCAATGGTTCCGACAAGTCCATCACGGTCGATCTGACCGCGGAGGACGACACCATGGCCCTGCCGCGGCTCGACTCCCTGGAGCGCAAGCTCAAGGACCTGGAGCAGCAGTTCGGCTGA
- a CDS encoding ATP-binding protein, with protein MAIGAFSAQEAEEATGDVTDQAGAGQLRRRLGRADLRAVPEARRALRELLRQWGRPGRSEMAEIAELLTSELVTNALIHTDDDAVLTATVSRRGLHVEVRDFVGRRPKLRVPNADDGTSGRGLLLVQSLADAWGVRAHGVGKAVWFDLDGGLT; from the coding sequence ATGGCGATCGGGGCCTTCTCGGCACAGGAGGCGGAGGAAGCGACCGGCGATGTGACGGATCAGGCCGGTGCCGGGCAGCTCAGGCGCAGACTGGGGCGGGCGGATCTCCGGGCGGTGCCCGAGGCCCGTAGAGCCCTGCGGGAGCTGTTACGGCAATGGGGGCGGCCGGGGAGATCGGAGATGGCGGAGATAGCGGAACTGCTCACCAGTGAGCTGGTCACCAACGCGCTCATCCACACCGACGACGACGCGGTGCTGACCGCCACCGTCTCGCGGCGCGGACTCCACGTGGAGGTACGGGACTTCGTGGGACGCAGGCCCAAGCTCCGGGTGCCGAACGCCGACGACGGCACCAGTGGACGCGGCCTCCTCCTCGTACAGTCCCTCGCCGATGCCTGGGGCGTTCGGGCGCACGGGGTGGGCAAGGCGGTGTGGTTCGACCTGGACGGCGGACTGACGTAG
- a CDS encoding protein phosphatase 2C domain-containing protein gives MSQQGERPTGHEDDWWRQLYDDDKGDTGPSVAADSLDDRFASAAGTVGKPPRTPSEPPGNWGAAPERPGPSGAPATGADLSSGTSGPTAGASGPLADRVPSQGPPGGADGAGHPGSPPDSDPDPDPDSDPDSDSDPDPASDRDRDRNPDPASDSAPDAPPAPTTDALRRSGLTPQPAPWEPPPAHPPGPRAFPPGPTPPGFRAAVPQRRTPTQAPTDQVPGARPPSDAPADHTPPPPRQSGPARPLAPWARPATTSPSDAVPSAPSRSAEPPSELPPPADALPGPASAEPSDARPPTQQDLPILKAEEITLVTGSQEVRVDYVGSGPPTYDPEPTALPVADPDDLGDLVADTVLDGARYGACTLRAASLRGDSARYRGEPRRDSLLTARFGAGEQALVLVAMATGARATPGAHRAAAEACRWIGGAIGRSHTRLAEDIRAARRGDLKSGLHRLTDRSLGRLRASAVEQGFDPEEYTVSLRCLLLPADPQCRTRVFFGVGTGGLFRLRGGEWQDIEPRVADTAGAPVVGFGSLPHETPEGDRLTMDLGITTPPSPYEPAPAPPREPFRFRASVAREGDVLLLCTGGLAEPLRAEAPLAEHLAARWGSAEPPGLAAFLADAQVRVKGYADDRTAAAVWEA, from the coding sequence ATGAGCCAGCAGGGGGAGAGGCCGACCGGTCACGAGGACGACTGGTGGCGGCAGTTGTACGACGACGACAAGGGGGACACGGGCCCCTCGGTCGCGGCCGATTCCCTCGACGACCGCTTCGCCTCGGCGGCGGGCACGGTGGGGAAGCCGCCGAGGACTCCGTCGGAACCACCGGGCAACTGGGGAGCGGCGCCGGAAAGGCCGGGCCCATCGGGTGCGCCGGCCACAGGGGCAGACTTGTCGTCGGGCACCTCCGGCCCCACAGCCGGCGCCTCGGGGCCCCTCGCGGACCGGGTGCCCTCGCAGGGCCCACCCGGTGGAGCCGACGGAGCCGGCCACCCGGGCAGCCCTCCCGACTCCGACCCCGACCCCGATCCCGACTCCGACCCCGACTCCGATTCCGACCCGGACCCGGCATCGGACCGGGACCGGGACCGGAATCCGGACCCGGCATCGGATTCCGCCCCCGACGCGCCCCCCGCCCCCACCACCGACGCCCTCCGACGCAGTGGCCTCACCCCCCAGCCCGCTCCCTGGGAGCCGCCCCCCGCGCATCCGCCCGGCCCCCGCGCCTTCCCGCCCGGGCCGACCCCGCCCGGCTTCCGGGCGGCCGTACCCCAGCGCCGTACACCCACCCAGGCGCCCACGGACCAGGTCCCCGGAGCCCGGCCGCCCAGCGACGCGCCCGCCGATCACACGCCCCCGCCACCCAGGCAGTCCGGCCCGGCACGGCCCTTGGCCCCCTGGGCGCGTCCGGCCACGACGTCGCCGTCCGATGCCGTCCCGTCCGCGCCGAGCCGCTCGGCGGAGCCGCCCTCCGAACTCCCGCCCCCCGCGGACGCTCTGCCAGGCCCCGCCTCCGCAGAACCCTCCGACGCCCGGCCGCCCACCCAGCAGGACCTCCCCATCCTCAAGGCGGAGGAGATCACCCTGGTCACGGGCAGCCAGGAGGTGCGGGTCGACTACGTGGGCTCCGGACCGCCCACCTATGACCCCGAGCCGACCGCGCTGCCCGTGGCGGACCCGGACGACCTCGGTGACCTGGTCGCGGACACCGTGCTGGACGGGGCGCGCTACGGGGCGTGCACACTGCGGGCGGCCTCCCTGCGCGGGGACTCGGCGCGCTACCGGGGCGAGCCGCGCCGGGACTCCCTGCTGACCGCCCGCTTCGGCGCGGGCGAGCAGGCCCTCGTGCTCGTGGCCATGGCGACCGGTGCTCGGGCCACTCCGGGGGCCCATCGCGCGGCGGCCGAGGCGTGCCGCTGGATCGGTGGAGCGATCGGGCGCAGCCACACGCGGCTGGCGGAGGACATCCGGGCGGCCCGGCGCGGCGACCTGAAGTCGGGGCTGCACCGGCTCACCGACCGCAGCCTCGGCAGACTCCGCGCCAGCGCCGTGGAACAGGGCTTCGACCCGGAGGAGTACACGGTGAGCCTGCGCTGTCTGCTGCTCCCGGCCGACCCCCAGTGCCGTACCCGCGTGTTCTTCGGCGTCGGCACTGGCGGACTGTTCCGGCTGCGGGGCGGGGAGTGGCAGGACATAGAGCCACGGGTCGCCGACACGGCGGGCGCCCCGGTGGTCGGCTTCGGCTCGCTGCCGCACGAGACACCCGAGGGCGACCGTCTCACCATGGACCTCGGCATCACGACACCGCCGAGCCCGTACGAACCCGCCCCGGCACCGCCTCGCGAACCCTTCCGCTTCCGGGCGTCCGTGGCCCGCGAGGGCGACGTCCTGCTGCTGTGCACCGGCGGTCTCGCCGAGCCGCTGCGCGCTGAGGCCCCGCTCGCCGAGCACCTGGCGGCGCGCTGGGGGAGCGCGGAGCCCCCCGGACTCGCCGCGTTCCTCGCTGACGCCCAGGTCAGGGTCAAGGGATACGCGGACGACCGTACGGCCGCGGCCGTGTGGGAGGCGTGA
- a CDS encoding DUF456 domain-containing protein: MGAWELLLVGVVLLLGLCGVLVPGVPGSWLVWAAVMWWALEEPQPVAWWVLVGTTSVLLLSRAVRWGLPPRRLEESGATPRMAVYAGVGAVLGFVLVPVLGAIPGFVGGIYLAERLRLGRHGEAVAAVRMAMRSGGSSVLAELVACLLVAGAWVGAVLGN, encoded by the coding sequence ATGGGAGCGTGGGAACTCCTGCTGGTCGGTGTGGTGCTGCTGCTCGGCCTGTGCGGAGTACTGGTGCCCGGCGTACCGGGGTCCTGGCTCGTGTGGGCCGCGGTCATGTGGTGGGCCCTGGAGGAGCCCCAGCCGGTCGCCTGGTGGGTACTCGTGGGCACCACCTCGGTCCTGCTCCTGTCGCGTGCGGTCCGCTGGGGTCTGCCTCCCCGACGGCTGGAGGAGAGCGGCGCCACCCCCCGAATGGCGGTCTACGCCGGTGTCGGCGCCGTCCTGGGCTTCGTCCTCGTCCCGGTGCTCGGCGCGATTCCCGGTTTCGTCGGCGGCATCTACCTCGCCGAGCGGCTGCGGCTCGGCCGACACGGCGAGGCGGTGGCCGCCGTACGCATGGCGATGCGCTCGGGGGGCTCGAGTGTGCTGGCGGAACTGGTCGCGTGTCTGCTGGTCGCGGGGGCGTGGGTGGGAGCGGTGCTCGGGAACTGA
- a CDS encoding methylated-DNA--[protein]-cysteine S-methyltransferase, with product MSTTRTFTTISSPLGELLLTADEFGALTSLSVPGQKGGRVPKPEWRREAMAFREVEEQLAAYFAGELKEFRLELSGEGTDFRQRVWAALDDVPYGATTTYGAIAARIGAPRAAVRAVGGAIGANPLLIVRPCHRVIGADGSLTGYAGGLDRKRRLLGLEGVLRAD from the coding sequence GTGAGTACCACGAGGACCTTCACCACCATCAGCAGTCCGCTCGGGGAACTCCTCCTCACCGCTGATGAGTTCGGAGCCCTGACCTCCCTCTCCGTACCGGGGCAGAAGGGCGGTCGTGTTCCGAAGCCGGAGTGGAGACGGGAAGCGATGGCCTTCCGGGAGGTCGAGGAACAGCTCGCCGCCTACTTCGCCGGGGAACTCAAGGAGTTCCGGCTGGAGTTGAGCGGCGAGGGCACCGACTTCCGGCAGCGGGTCTGGGCCGCGCTCGACGACGTTCCGTACGGCGCGACCACCACGTACGGAGCCATCGCCGCCCGTATCGGCGCTCCCAGGGCCGCCGTTCGGGCCGTCGGCGGCGCGATCGGCGCCAACCCGCTGCTCATCGTCCGCCCGTGTCACCGGGTGATCGGCGCGGACGGGTCGCTCACGGGATACGCGGGAGGCCTCGACCGCAAGCGCCGGCTCCTCGGTCTGGAGGGCGTACTCCGGGCCGACTGA
- a CDS encoding DNA-3-methyladenine glycosylase 2 family protein, translating to MEDENTRYEAVRSRDGRFDGEFFFAVETTGIYCRPSCPAVTPKRENVRFYATAAAAQGAGFRACRRCRPDAVPGSAEWNVRADAVGRAMRLIGDGVVDREGVAGLAVRLGYSARQVQRQLTAEVGAGPVALARAQRAHTARVLLQTTSLPVTEIAFAAGFASVRQFNDTIRAVYARTPTGLRAAAHRRGSAPSAATLAVGIPLRLSHRGPYQATALFDVLAAEAVTGIEEVSGDRGRRTYRRALRLPYGTGIVAVDERPGGRQRPHSHSGGWLDARLRLTDPRDLTTAVQRLRRLFDLDADPYAVDERLGADPRLAPLVAARPGLRVPGTADPEEFAVRALVGREEAERLVRAYGKALDAPEGTLTHLFPEPAALAGTTGPLGALATALADGTPSLDVGADRDDTQAALLGLPGMDARTVAAIRTRALGDPDVAAAGEDVPDTWRPWRSYALQHLSSANES from the coding sequence ATGGAGGACGAGAACACCAGGTACGAGGCCGTGCGGAGTAGGGACGGGCGGTTCGACGGGGAGTTCTTCTTCGCTGTCGAGACGACGGGGATCTACTGCCGGCCCAGCTGCCCGGCGGTGACGCCGAAGCGGGAGAACGTACGGTTCTACGCCACGGCCGCCGCCGCGCAGGGCGCCGGCTTCCGGGCCTGCCGCCGGTGCCGACCGGACGCCGTTCCGGGCTCGGCCGAGTGGAACGTCCGGGCGGACGCGGTCGGCCGGGCCATGCGGCTGATCGGGGACGGCGTCGTCGACCGGGAGGGTGTCGCGGGCCTGGCCGTCCGGCTGGGCTACAGCGCACGCCAGGTCCAGCGGCAGCTCACCGCCGAGGTCGGCGCCGGCCCCGTCGCACTGGCCCGCGCTCAGCGCGCGCACACCGCGCGCGTGCTGCTGCAGACCACGTCACTGCCGGTCACGGAGATCGCGTTCGCGGCCGGCTTCGCCAGTGTGCGGCAGTTCAACGACACGATCCGGGCGGTGTACGCCAGGACCCCCACCGGCCTGCGCGCCGCCGCCCACCGGCGCGGATCGGCCCCGAGCGCTGCCACGCTGGCCGTCGGCATCCCACTGCGGCTCTCCCACCGGGGGCCGTACCAGGCCACCGCCCTCTTCGACGTCCTCGCCGCCGAGGCGGTCACCGGGATCGAGGAGGTCAGCGGTGACCGAGGCCGCCGCACCTACCGACGCGCCCTGCGACTGCCGTACGGCACCGGAATCGTCGCGGTCGACGAACGGCCGGGCGGCCGACAGCGACCCCACAGCCATTCCGGTGGCTGGCTCGACGCCCGTCTCCGGCTCACCGATCCGCGTGACCTCACCACCGCCGTGCAGCGGCTTCGCCGACTGTTCGACCTCGACGCCGACCCGTACGCCGTGGACGAGCGCCTCGGGGCCGATCCGCGCCTCGCTCCGCTCGTCGCCGCCCGGCCCGGGCTGCGGGTGCCGGGCACGGCCGACCCCGAGGAGTTCGCCGTACGCGCCCTCGTGGGCCGGGAGGAGGCCGAGCGGCTTGTGCGGGCGTACGGCAAGGCGCTGGACGCTCCGGAGGGGACGCTCACGCACCTGTTCCCGGAACCGGCCGCGCTGGCCGGGACGACCGGCCCGCTCGGCGCCCTCGCCACCGCCCTCGCCGACGGCACCCCGAGCCTCGACGTCGGCGCCGACCGGGACGACACCCAGGCGGCACTGCTCGGGCTGCCCGGCATGGACGCCCGTACCGTCGCCGCGATCCGGACCCGGGCCCTCGGCGACCCGGACGTGGCGGCAGCGGGCGAGGACGTCCCGGACACCTGGCGGCCGTGGCGGTCGTACGCCCTCCAACACCTCAGTTCGGCAAACGAGTCGTAG
- the rsgA gene encoding ribosome small subunit-dependent GTPase A, giving the protein MSSSSFSSSASSHPLAPYGWDADWESEFAPYGEQGLLPGRVVRVDRGQCDVVTADGVLRADTAFVTPHDPLRVVCTGDWVAVEPAGDPRYVRTYLPRRSAFVRSTSSKRAEGQILAANVDHAVVAVSLAVELELNRAERFLALAWESGAQPVVVLTKADLVPDAATLAHLVQDVETVAPGVPVLTISSARGDGLDVLAAVLAGGTSVLLGQSGAGKSTLANALLGEDVMHVNATRDVDGKGRHTTTTRNLLALPGGGVVIDTPGLRGVGLWDAETGVGQVFAEIEELAGECRFHDCGHVAEPGCAVLAAVESGVLPVRRLESYRKLLRENQRIVAKSDARLRAEIRKEWKRRGAEGKAAMEAKRGHWA; this is encoded by the coding sequence TTGTCTTCCTCTTCTTTTTCGAGTTCGGCTTCGTCACACCCGCTCGCCCCGTATGGCTGGGATGCGGACTGGGAGTCGGAGTTCGCTCCGTACGGCGAGCAGGGTCTCCTGCCAGGCCGTGTCGTCCGGGTCGACCGAGGGCAGTGCGACGTCGTCACCGCCGACGGCGTCCTGCGGGCGGACACCGCGTTCGTCACGCCCCACGATCCGCTGCGCGTCGTCTGCACCGGCGACTGGGTCGCCGTCGAACCCGCGGGCGACCCGCGCTACGTACGCACGTATCTGCCCCGCCGCAGCGCCTTCGTGCGCTCCACCTCCTCCAAACGCGCCGAGGGACAGATCCTCGCGGCCAACGTCGATCACGCGGTCGTCGCCGTATCTCTCGCCGTGGAGCTCGAACTCAACCGAGCCGAACGGTTCCTCGCGCTGGCCTGGGAGTCCGGGGCGCAGCCCGTGGTCGTGCTCACCAAGGCCGATCTCGTGCCGGACGCGGCGACGCTGGCGCATCTTGTCCAGGACGTGGAGACGGTGGCCCCCGGGGTGCCGGTGCTGACCATCAGTTCCGCGCGCGGGGACGGCCTCGATGTCCTCGCCGCGGTGCTCGCCGGCGGCACGTCCGTGCTGCTCGGGCAGTCCGGTGCGGGCAAGTCGACCCTCGCCAACGCGTTGCTCGGCGAGGACGTCATGCACGTCAACGCCACGCGTGACGTCGACGGCAAGGGGCGGCACACCACGACCACACGCAACCTTCTCGCCCTGCCCGGCGGTGGGGTTGTCATCGACACACCCGGCTTGCGGGGGGTCGGCCTCTGGGATGCCGAGACCGGGGTCGGGCAGGTGTTCGCCGAGATCGAGGAGCTGGCGGGGGAGTGCCGGTTCCACGACTGCGGGCATGTGGCCGAGCCGGGATGTGCGGTGCTGGCCGCCGTCGAGTCGGGGGTGTTGCCCGTACGGCGGCTGGAGAGCTACCGGAAGCTGCTGCGGGAGAACCAGCGGATCGTGGCGAAGAGCGACGCCCGGTTGCGGGCGGAGATCCGGAAGGAGTGGAAGCGGAGGGGGGCTGAGGGGAAGGCCGCGATGGAGGCGAAGCGGGGCCACTGGGCGTAG
- a CDS encoding FadR/GntR family transcriptional regulator, with translation MALTDEAMAKIKAMIVAGELAPGSRLPKEDVLARQLGLSRNSLREAVRALTAMRILVSRQGDGTYVSSLEPHLLLETLSFAADVSQGRAALQLLQVRRLLEPQATGLAAALLRPHDLKELRDILDRCRSAATVEDFVAHDIAFHLRIAEAVGNPVLSMLLQVLSTRTQRVRIVRGSRIRDALDSAHQDHEDILRALQTRDALLAVSAATVHITAVEQWLATSRVDDPLRPIDG, from the coding sequence ATGGCACTGACGGACGAGGCGATGGCCAAGATCAAGGCGATGATCGTCGCCGGCGAACTCGCACCCGGCTCCCGCCTGCCCAAGGAGGACGTCCTCGCCCGACAACTCGGCCTCTCCCGCAACTCGCTGCGCGAAGCCGTGCGGGCCCTGACCGCCATGCGCATCCTGGTCAGCCGGCAGGGCGACGGCACCTATGTCTCCAGCCTGGAGCCCCACCTTCTCCTCGAAACGCTGTCCTTCGCGGCGGACGTCTCCCAAGGACGTGCCGCCCTGCAGTTGCTCCAAGTACGCAGACTGCTCGAACCCCAGGCGACCGGACTGGCCGCGGCCCTGCTGCGACCGCACGACCTGAAGGAACTCCGCGACATCCTCGACCGGTGCCGCTCCGCCGCCACCGTCGAGGACTTCGTCGCCCACGACATCGCCTTCCACCTGCGCATCGCCGAAGCCGTCGGCAACCCGGTGCTCTCCATGCTCCTGCAGGTGCTCTCCACCCGCACCCAACGGGTACGCATCGTCCGAGGCAGCCGCATCCGTGACGCGCTGGACAGTGCCCACCAGGACCACGAGGACATCCTCCGCGCGCTCCAGACACGCGACGCGCTGCTCGCGGTCTCCGCCGCGACCGTTCACATCACCGCCGTCGAGCAGTGGCTGGCGACAAGCCGCGTCGACGACCCTCTCCGCCCGATCGACGGCTGA
- a CDS encoding alpha-L-fucosidase, whose protein sequence is MSSAPLSRRSLMKAAALAGGVAAFGLPQALWPSTAEAYTVPSKMDWWYQARFGMFIHFGSYSQLGQGEWAFAQQRWSKASYQTQVSQKFNPTQFNAATIAELAKNAGMKYLVITAKHHEGYAMWNSDVASFTDTTGSKLYNLHDYSGVQTDLLGDLKRECESRGIKFCLYYSILDWNHPSQTERHEGGLTTMSSQAARTAYIADMKAQLQELLDRYDPALLWFDGDWSGEPSSPTLEDWWLKSDGVGLYNWLIARKPGLIVNERVKRDLGLGDYAVAEFGVPAKPMDRQWEKCATMNGSWGYNAGFETRYRPLKDLVRELVTVVSRDGNYLLNIGPTGEGLVTAGTESVLNGLASWMSTYSDSIHGTSGSPFATEPAWGKVTKKNGKLFAHVFAWPTNGQLRIPALDNPIRRVYLLNNPSASLPYTVSGGTIDVTVPATAPDASVSVVCVEVQGMPIRVSAAVFQNVNYQGTSAVLPLGGYTSSQLSAAGLGPAMASSILVPDGFQVTGYSGDNFTGTAWTFTSNTPDLVATGNNDVIRSLKVTFRPDKYYRLTNVTSRLALDSGGNVASGSNLKQWEPINHTNLQWQAIELGNGYYRLVNRTNGMVADGWGATSNGDPARQKAWDGSNTQQWRITHRGQGQYSIANRSTGLVLDGGGRVASGSVTKQWTWQQSTNLLWTFSPVD, encoded by the coding sequence ATGTCCTCTGCTCCCCTCAGCAGACGCTCTCTGATGAAGGCCGCCGCCCTTGCCGGAGGAGTGGCGGCCTTCGGGCTGCCGCAGGCACTGTGGCCCTCCACCGCCGAGGCGTACACCGTCCCCTCGAAGATGGACTGGTGGTACCAGGCCAGGTTCGGGATGTTCATCCACTTCGGGTCCTACTCGCAGCTCGGCCAGGGCGAGTGGGCGTTTGCCCAACAGCGGTGGAGCAAGGCGAGCTACCAGACCCAGGTCAGCCAGAAGTTCAACCCGACCCAGTTCAACGCAGCCACCATCGCCGAACTGGCCAAGAACGCCGGCATGAAGTACCTCGTGATCACCGCCAAGCACCACGAGGGCTACGCGATGTGGAATTCCGACGTGGCGAGCTTCACCGACACCACCGGCAGCAAGCTGTACAACCTGCACGACTACAGCGGCGTCCAGACCGACCTGCTCGGGGACCTCAAGAGGGAGTGCGAGAGCCGGGGGATCAAGTTCTGCCTGTACTACTCGATACTCGACTGGAACCATCCTTCACAGACCGAGCGTCACGAGGGCGGTCTCACCACGATGTCCTCGCAGGCCGCCCGCACCGCCTACATCGCCGACATGAAGGCACAGCTCCAGGAACTGCTGGACCGCTACGACCCGGCGCTGCTGTGGTTCGACGGCGACTGGTCCGGCGAGCCTTCCAGCCCCACCCTGGAGGACTGGTGGCTGAAATCGGACGGCGTCGGCCTCTACAACTGGCTGATCGCCCGCAAGCCCGGCCTCATCGTCAACGAACGGGTCAAGCGGGACCTCGGTCTCGGCGACTACGCGGTCGCGGAGTTCGGGGTACCCGCCAAGCCGATGGACCGGCAGTGGGAGAAGTGCGCCACCATGAACGGCTCCTGGGGTTACAACGCGGGCTTCGAGACCCGCTACAGACCCTTGAAGGACCTCGTCCGGGAACTCGTCACGGTGGTATCCCGGGACGGCAACTATCTGTTGAACATCGGCCCCACGGGTGAGGGCTTGGTCACCGCCGGAACGGAGTCCGTCCTGAACGGCCTGGCCTCATGGATGTCGACGTACAGCGACAGCATTCACGGGACCAGCGGCAGCCCGTTCGCCACCGAACCCGCATGGGGGAAGGTCACCAAGAAGAACGGCAAGCTCTTCGCCCATGTCTTCGCCTGGCCCACGAACGGCCAGCTGCGGATCCCGGCGCTCGACAACCCGATCCGCCGCGTCTATCTGCTGAACAACCCCTCGGCCTCGCTCCCGTACACCGTCAGCGGCGGCACCATCGACGTCACCGTGCCGGCCACCGCGCCGGACGCCAGCGTCTCTGTGGTGTGCGTCGAGGTCCAGGGCATGCCCATCAGGGTTTCCGCGGCGGTGTTCCAGAACGTCAACTACCAAGGCACCAGCGCCGTTCTGCCGTTGGGCGGCTACACCTCCTCCCAGCTGTCCGCCGCCGGCCTGGGGCCCGCCATGGCCTCGTCCATCCTGGTACCCGACGGCTTCCAGGTGACGGGCTACTCCGGCGACAACTTCACCGGCACCGCCTGGACGTTCACCTCGAACACCCCCGACCTTGTGGCGACCGGCAACAACGACGTGATCAGATCCCTCAAGGTGACGTTCAGGCCCGACAAGTACTACCGCCTGACCAATGTCACGAGCCGCTTGGCGCTGGACAGCGGCGGCAATGTCGCCAGCGGCTCGAACCTGAAGCAGTGGGAGCCGATAAACCACACCAATCTCCAGTGGCAGGCAATCGAACTCGGCAACGGGTACTACAGGCTCGTCAACCGCACCAACGGCATGGTCGCCGACGGCTGGGGCGCCACCAGCAACGGTGACCCGGCCCGGCAGAAGGCATGGGACGGCAGTAACACCCAACAGTGGCGGATCACCCACCGCGGCCAAGGCCAGTACTCGATCGCCAACCGCAGCACGGGACTGGTCCTCGACGGCGGTGGAAGAGTCGCCTCAGGGTCCGTGACCAAGCAGTGGACGTGGCAGCAGAGCACCAACCTGCTGTGGACGTTCAGCCCAGTCGACTGA